TCCAATCCTCCAATTTCATGAAAATGAATTTCATCCATGTCTTTCTGGTGAATTTTAGATTCAACTTGGGCTATATTAAAAAATATCCTTATAACCTCTTTTTTAATCTCTTCATCTAATTTACTCTTTTTTAGGATAGTTAAAATATCTTTAAACCTTCTCTCCACTCCTTCTTCTTTTATCTTTACCTTAAATTGAGTGGCTGAAATTCCTTTTTTTGCTACTTTGTCCGCTTCTAACTGATAACCGGTAAGACCTATTTTTTTTAATTCCGTCTCTAATGTTTCTATCTTTAATCCTGCATCAAGTAAGGCACCAACAGTCATATCCCCACTAATACCGGAAAAACAATCAAAATAAGCAATCTTCATTCCTTCACCTCGCTTAATTGATTAATTAAACTTGCCATATATCCGGCACCAAATCCGTTATCAATATTGACTACCGCTAAACCTGGAGCACAACTATTCAGCATAGTCAATAAAGCAGAGAATCCCTGAAAATTAGCCCCGTAACCTACGCTGGTGGGGACAGCAATGATAGGCTTATCTACTAATCCTCCTACTACGCTGGGGAGAGCTCCCTCCATTCCCGCTACTACTATTAAAACGTTGGCGGTTAGTAATTTTTTTGAATTGGTTAAAAGTCGATGGAGACCTGCTACTCCCACATCGTAAAGGCGTTCCACTCTATTACCCATCAACTCAGCAATAACTGCTGCTTCTTCGGCTACCGGAATATCGGTAGTACCACCGCTAACTACTAAAATAAACTTAGAACAAGCTTTCTTCTTTTCTTCTACTGCTATAATCCTGGCCTCTTTAAAGTAGGTTACTTCCGGTATAATCTTTTTGATTTCCTGATATATTTCAGGAGTTGCCCGGGTGGCAACAATTTTATCCCCACTTTCTTTTATTCGTTCGATAATCTTAATTATCTGTTCTATGGTTTTACCCTGACAAAAAATGACTTCCGGAAAACCTTTTCTTAATTCCCTCTGGTTATCTATTTTGGCAAAACCCAGATCATCATAAGGGAAATGTTTTAGCTTTTCTAATACTTCTTCTATTTCTATTTGACCGGATTTAAATTGTTGTAATATTTTTTTTATCTCTTCTTTTTGCATTATTCAATCCTCAACTTTCTGCTCTAATTCTTCATTCATACTCCCACTTCGATATCCTTGCAAATCAAGGGTAATATAGCTAAATCCTAATTTTTTTAATTTAAAAATTATTCTTTCTTTCAAATCTTTTTCCAGAAATAAAAGTAGATCTTTTTCCCCTACTTCGATCTTTGCCAACTTATTATAATACCTTACCCTTACCTGTTCAAATCCCAAATGATGAATAAAAATCTCTGCCTGGTCAATCCTCTTCAGTTTTTCTAAAGTTATCTTATCTCCGTAAGGAATCCGGGTAGCCAGACAGGAGTTAGAAGGTTTGTTCCAGGTAGGCAAATTCATTTCTTTAGAAAGAAGGCGGATGTCCTCTTTGGTAAGAAGAGCTTCCCGCAGAGGGCTTCTTACCTTAAATTCCCTTACTGCCTTCATTCCCGGGCGATAATCGCTAAGGTCATCATAGTTAGAGCCATCTGCCACAAAATCTAAATGAAATCCTTTAGCCCTTTCAATCATTCGCTTAAATATTTCTTTTTTGCATATATAACATCGCTCTTGGGGATTACTTGCAAATTCTTTATTCGACAAGATATCAACATCAATAAATAGATGCTTCACTTTAAATTTTTGCGCCATTGCTTTAGCGTCAGCAGTCTCGCTAAGATGATGAATTTTTGATTTTACCGTTGCCGCAATAACGCTATCGCCTAATTCCTCTCGGGCTACTTTTAACAAAAAAGTACTATCCACTCCTCCCGAATAAGCAATCAAAACACTTCCCATTTCAGATAATATTTTTCGTAAATTGTGTAATTTCTCTCCTCTAATATTCAATTCCTTTTCTCGCTTGCACTCCTTTTTCATAAGGATGTTTAATCACTTTCATTTCGCTTACCAAATCAGCAATCTCTATTATCTCTGCAGGAGCCCTTCTTCCGGTAATCACTATTTCGACCTCCTCGGGTTTTTCCTTTATTTTTTTTACTACTTCTTTTAAGTCTAATAATTCATAATAGAGAGCCATATTCAGTTCGTCAAATATTACTATATCGTAATTACCGCTTTGCATCCCGCCTACCCCAAAAGAAAAAGCTTTCTCTGCTTCCTCATAATCTATTTTTTTGGCTTTTCCTCTATATATAAATTCTTTGGTACCAAAAGTTTCTAAAGTAATATTGGGAATTAATTTGACTGAGTGAAGTTCTCCGTAATCCCATTTTTTCATAAATTGGACTATTAATACTTTCATATCTCTACCCGCTGCCCTAAGAGCTAAGCCTAAGGCGGCAGTAGTCTTGCCCTTCCCATCACCGGTATATACTTCGATCAAACCTTTAACCATCTAACCAACTAACCTCCTGTCTTTATAATTCCAGAGCAATTAAAATTATTATATCAAAATAATTAACAAAAAACACACCTTTTAAGAAAGTATCGAATATATAGTATTGAGCATCGGGTGAAGAAAGAGAAAGAAAAGATAAAAACAATATAAACTATAACTGCAAAATATTGTAATTTTTCAACTAATGTATTATAATTACCTTGATTGAAAATTGAAAATAGAATATTTAAAGATAAGCAGATTAAGGGAAGAGTGGTGAAAATCCACCGCAGTCCCGCTACTGTAATGAGGAACGAAAGCTGTAATAGGCCACTGTTAAACACTTACAAAAAGTGATAAATGGGAAGGCACAGCAATTAGATTAACCTCTAAGCCAGGAGACCTGTCTGCTTAGGAAAATAAATCACTTCTTCGTGGAAAAGGGGGTGTTATTTTTATTTATAATATATACAATTAACAAATTAACTCTTTTCTTATTGCTTATTGCTTATTACTTAACTTATTACTCATTACTCATTACTGTATTCTAACTATTTAACCCTGGAGGTAAATTATGAAATTATCACAAAAATTATTCCTGATATTTGCTTCTTTAGTATTTTTCTTAAATCTTTTTTTATTAATGGGTTCGTCAGCGACCATTAATTACCCTATAACTATCATTGACGACACCGGCACTGAAGTTACCATTCCCCGGGAACCTCAGCGCATTATTTCCACTGCCCCCAGTAATACCGAAATATTATTTGATTTAGGACTTCAGGAAAAAATTGTAGGAATAACTAACTATTGCAATTTCCCGGAAGAAACTAAAAATATTGAAAAAATCGGAGAAATATCTCCCTTGAATTTTGAAAAAATTATTTCTTTAAATCCGGATCTTATCTTGGCTTATGCCGGATTCCAGTTAAAAGAAATCCCTCGCTTGCGAGAACTGGGTTTAACTACCATAGTTCTTGAACCTTTAACACTTGAAGACACTTTTAACAGTATAAAAATGATAGCCAGGGTTTGTGGAATATCGGAAAAAGGTTCTTCATTGGTAGACCATCTATCCCAAAGAGTCCATATTATTCAATCTAAAGTTTCAACAATTCCTTTTTCTGATCGTCCTAAAATATTTGTGGGAAGTACTTCGGAAACCATCTTTACCCCGGGGGCAGGTACACTGTTTCATGAACTGATCACTTTGGCCGGAGGGCAAAATATAGCCTCTGACCTTGCTTTTTGGAAACAAGTTAACCCGGAGTATGTTGCTCAGGCAGAACCGGATATCATTATTATCCCAGTAGGAGTAATGAACCAGGGAGACGAATCAAAAATTAAAAACAATATATCTCAACGTTCCGGCTGGTCTAATATACCAGCGATAAAAAAACAAAAGATCTTTGTAGTAAACGAAGACCTTTTTTACCGCGCTGTACCCAGGCTGGTAGAAGGACTCGAATTACTATATCGAATATTCTATGAATAAACAATCAAGAGAAATTTACGGCTATACCAACTGGCGAAAAAAATTAATATTTTTGTTTCTGATAGGAAACTTAAGCATCCTGGGAGTCAGTCTAATCTGTCTTAACTTCGGGGTGGTATCTATTCACCCTAAATATATTATTTCTCTCCTTTTAAATGGTACCCAAGATAAAACTACAAATCTGATTATCTGGCAGCTAAGAGCACCCCGAATCGCTTTAGGAATAATCACCGGTGCCGCTTTATCTACCGTGGGAGGGGCTTTCCAGGGCATTTTAAGAAACCCTCTGGCTGATCCCTATATTTTAGGAGTATCCGCTGGTGCCGCTTTGGGTGCATGTATCGGTATTGCCTTACAGCATGCTACCGGTTATCTCTTTGCATCTTACCTTCCTCTATTTGCTTTTATCGGAGCTATGTTCTCTCTTTACCTGGTATATAAATCATCTAAAATCAGTTATTCTGCCAATTCTACCGGACTGCTTCTTGCCGGGGTAGCTATCACCTTCCTCTTTTCTGCGCTGATAACTATTCTTCTGGCTATTTCACGAAAAGAAATACAAACTATGGTGTTCTGGCTTATGGGAGACTTATCTACCGCTAACTGGGAAAAAACAAGCATCATTGTTCTTCCGGTAATATCTGGCTGTCTGCTCTTGTTCTTTTCTTCCCTGGATTTAAATGCCTTATCTTTAGGAGAAGAAGAAGCTCTTCATTTAGGAATTAATACCGGTAAACTAAGAATTCGTATCTTTCTGATTGGTTCCATCATTATTGCTTCCGTAGTATCCTTTACCGGTCTTATAGGTTTTGTAGGATTGGTTATTCCCCATATTGCCCGGCTTTTAGTGGGACCAGACCATCGAATTATGTTGCCTGCGTCGGCCTTTCTGGGAGGAATTTTTCTTATTTTATGTGATGTATTAGCTCGAACTGTCATAGCGCCGACTGAAATACCTATCGGAGCAATCACCGCTATTGTAGGCGCCCCTTTATTTATTTATCTTTTAAGGAGGAAAAATAAATAATATGGCTGACAATAACTTTATTTTAACTTTAAAAGGAGTCCACTTCTCTTACCATGATAATCGGGAAATATTATCAAATATAAACTTTTGTCTACCAAAAGGAGAGTTGTTAGGAATAATCGGGCCGAACGGTTCCGGAAAAACGACTCTTTTAAAGATTATCTCAGGAATATTAAGACCAAAAAAAGGAGAAATTTCTCTCCTCAACCAAAATCTTAATAAACTTCCTATTGAACAAATTGCCAAATTCATCTCGGTAGTTCCTCA
This is a stretch of genomic DNA from Candidatus Atribacteria bacterium. It encodes these proteins:
- the larE gene encoding ATP-dependent sacrificial sulfur transferase LarE, which gives rise to MNIRGEKLHNLRKILSEMGSVLIAYSGGVDSTFLLKVAREELGDSVIAATVKSKIHHLSETADAKAMAQKFKVKHLFIDVDILSNKEFASNPQERCYICKKEIFKRMIERAKGFHLDFVADGSNYDDLSDYRPGMKAVREFKVRSPLREALLTKEDIRLLSKEMNLPTWNKPSNSCLATRIPYGDKITLEKLKRIDQAEIFIHHLGFEQVRVRYYNKLAKIEVGEKDLLLFLEKDLKERIIFKLKKLGFSYITLDLQGYRSGSMNEELEQKVED
- a CDS encoding cobalamin-binding protein; this encodes MKLSQKLFLIFASLVFFLNLFLLMGSSATINYPITIIDDTGTEVTIPREPQRIISTAPSNTEILFDLGLQEKIVGITNYCNFPEETKNIEKIGEISPLNFEKIISLNPDLILAYAGFQLKEIPRLRELGLTTIVLEPLTLEDTFNSIKMIARVCGISEKGSSLVDHLSQRVHIIQSKVSTIPFSDRPKIFVGSTSETIFTPGAGTLFHELITLAGGQNIASDLAFWKQVNPEYVAQAEPDIIIIPVGVMNQGDESKIKNNISQRSGWSNIPAIKKQKIFVVNEDLFYRAVPRLVEGLELLYRIFYE
- a CDS encoding cob(I)yrinic acid a,c-diamide adenosyltransferase; this translates as MVKGLIEVYTGDGKGKTTAALGLALRAAGRDMKVLIVQFMKKWDYGELHSVKLIPNITLETFGTKEFIYRGKAKKIDYEEAEKAFSFGVGGMQSGNYDIVIFDELNMALYYELLDLKEVVKKIKEKPEEVEIVITGRRAPAEIIEIADLVSEMKVIKHPYEKGVQARKGIEY
- a CDS encoding iron ABC transporter permease — translated: MNKQSREIYGYTNWRKKLIFLFLIGNLSILGVSLICLNFGVVSIHPKYIISLLLNGTQDKTTNLIIWQLRAPRIALGIITGAALSTVGGAFQGILRNPLADPYILGVSAGAALGACIGIALQHATGYLFASYLPLFAFIGAMFSLYLVYKSSKISYSANSTGLLLAGVAITFLFSALITILLAISRKEIQTMVFWLMGDLSTANWEKTSIIVLPVISGCLLLFFSSLDLNALSLGEEEALHLGINTGKLRIRIFLIGSIIIASVVSFTGLIGFVGLVIPHIARLLVGPDHRIMLPASAFLGGIFLILCDVLARTVIAPTEIPIGAITAIVGAPLFIYLLRRKNK
- the larB gene encoding nickel pincer cofactor biosynthesis protein LarB; this translates as MQKEEIKKILQQFKSGQIEIEEVLEKLKHFPYDDLGFAKIDNQRELRKGFPEVIFCQGKTIEQIIKIIERIKESGDKIVATRATPEIYQEIKKIIPEVTYFKEARIIAVEEKKKACSKFILVVSGGTTDIPVAEEAAVIAELMGNRVERLYDVGVAGLHRLLTNSKKLLTANVLIVVAGMEGALPSVVGGLVDKPIIAVPTSVGYGANFQGFSALLTMLNSCAPGLAVVNIDNGFGAGYMASLINQLSEVKE